The following coding sequences lie in one Musa acuminata AAA Group cultivar baxijiao chromosome BXJ1-8, Cavendish_Baxijiao_AAA, whole genome shotgun sequence genomic window:
- the LOC135588722 gene encoding uncharacterized protein LOC135588722 has translation MGSNGGHGESFFRLLSVGGGGGEGWHSYRHSSSTEGGSRRWGRKSPRDREEATGWWGESGGGGMVSKKRVMVVIDSSARAKHAMMWASTHVANKGDLLTLLYVVPPDHHHLRGGGEDDATNLANSLATLCKACKPEVEVEALIIQGAKLATVLSQVKKLEASVLVLSQCKPSPFCCMLRSSSEEFVEQCISKADCLTLAVRKQSRGVGGYLISTRWQKNFWLLA, from the exons atggGGAGTAATGGTGGACATGGAGAGTCTTTTTTCAGGCTGCTGAGcgtcggtggcggcggcggtgaggGATGGCACTCCTACCGCCACTCCAGCTCCACAGAGGGTGGTTCAAGGAGGTGGGGGAGGAAGAGCCCGAGGGACAGGGAGGAGGCCACGGGGTGGTGGGGGGAGAGCGGTGGTGGTGGTATGGTGTCCAAGAAGAGGGTGATGGTGGTGATAGACAGCAGCGCAAGGGCCAAGCATGCCATGATGTGGGCCTCGACCCATGTGGCCAACAAGGGGGACCTCCTCACCCTTCTCTATGTTGTTCCTCCTGACCACCACCACCTCAGGGGTGGAGGAGAGGATGATGCTACCAACCTTGCCAACTCTCTGGCTACCCTGTGCAAAGCCTGCAAGCCTGAG GTGGAGGTGGAAGCATTAATCATTCAGGGAGCTAAGCTGGCAACTGTGCTAAGCCAAGTGAAGAAGCTGGAGGCTTCTGTTCTGGTGTTGAGCCAATGCAAGCCTTCCCCGTTCTGCTG CATGTTGAGGAGCAGCAGTGAGGAATTCGTGGAGCAGTGCATCAGCAAAGCCGATTGCTTGACGCTGGCGGTGAGGAAGCAAAGCAGAGGAGTGGGTGGGTACTTGATCAGCACAAGGTGGCAGAAGAACTTCTGGCTCTTGGCCTAA
- the LOC103995688 gene encoding uncharacterized protein LOC103995688 — protein MEGGREMGLDDSFKRPGSIPFKWEIQPGVPKHGDDTMITASPNVVTRKLSPPPSMHAAGTSPSPSPSSYQAFSSLGCFPASSIRYRNYKKTAKLFSLMRRRSMSDQYSMPSFASIREDDDASDAGSSSLALSDASSV, from the coding sequence ATGGAAGGTGGGAGAGAGATGGGGTTAGATGATTCCTTCAAGAGGCCGGGATCCATTCCGTTCAAGTGGGAGATCCAACCAGGTGTTCCCAAGCACGGGGATGACACGATGATCACTGCATCGCCCAACGTAGTAACCCGAAAGCTAAGCCCTCCTCCATCCATGCACGCCGCCGGCACCTCCCCTTCCCCCTCGCCATCCAGCTATCAGGCCTTCTCCTCCCTTGGCTGCTTCCCTGCTTCTTCCATCAGGTACAGGAACTACAAGAAGACCGCCAAGCTCTTTTCCCTGATGCGCCGTCGCTCCATGTCCGATCAGTACTCCATGCCTTCTTTCGCGTCGATTCGGGAAGACGACGACGCCTCCGACGCCGGCAGCAGTTCGCTGGCCCTCTCAGACGCAAGCAGTGTTTGA
- the LOC135588724 gene encoding uncharacterized protein LOC135588724 produces the protein MGNHLEFYFEVLHIPKHSSPQEIRTAYRALVKKWHPDKHPPSSRPEVEAKFKAISEAYKDNRAMVGAESPGHRSQELQRLRRTSRSGREFKDAYWWTKAAVCREEAWMHARGALPRLQEGGQVHEGHRHQQWINCSKQSGSSQDGRKEQR, from the exons ATGGGTAACCACTTGGAGTTCTACTTTGAGGTGCTCCACATCCCCAAGCACTCCTCCCCTCAGGAAATCCGCACCGCCTACAGAGCCCTGGTCAAGAAATGGCACCCTGACAAACACCCTCCTTCCTCCCGCCCCGAAGTTGAGGCCAAGTTCAAAGCCATCTCCGAAGCCTATAAG GACAACAGAGCAATGGTTGGAGCGGAATCACCTGGACACCGAAGCCAGGAGCTGCAGAGACTGCGGAGAACGAGTCGTTCAGGAAGGGAGTTCAAGGATGCCTACTGGTGGACCAAGGCCGCCGTCTGTCGAGAGGAAGCTTGGATGCACGCTCGAGGAGCTCTGCCGCGGCTGCAAGAAGGAGGTCAAGTTCACGAGGGACATCGTCACCAACAATGG ATTAATTGTTCCAAACAATCTGGATCAAGCCAGGATGGAAGAAAGGAACAAAGATAA
- the LOC135588723 gene encoding probable methyltransferase PMT24 encodes MAFGRSSRLDGRGTSSLCSTTTIVVFVALCLVGVWMMTSSTVIPVEMADTQSETNDKVAKSDSRSFENRSGDVTNDSTSSDGNDNENNVPNEAYSASDKTAEVPVEKTKVKDLPKGSNDSKNELEDTSKTGTFSDVDGEGGGETIKEAGDVDQEIDTGDQADRQDQNIEDRSKEAENDDDTKTDKKSEQDEVSDGGKNKDENNEGPVEEKLEQNGDKNTPQDFDDGNKEGDQPKDTGGNEVFPSGAQSELLNETNTQNGAWSSQAAESKNEKEVQILSSPDGQNFDSTWKLCNVTTGEDYIPCLDNVAAIKKLHFTGHYEHRERHCPEEPPTCLVPLPDGYRLPVRWPNSREKIWYNNVPRTKLAEVKGHQNWVKVSGEYINFPGGGTQFIHGALHYIDFIQESLPDIAWGKRSRVVLDVGCGVASFGGYLFDRDVLTMSFAPKDEHEAQVQFALERGIPAISAVMGSKRLPFPSKVFDVVHCARCRVPWHIEGGMLLLELNRLLRPGGYFVWSATPVYRTDPEDVGIWKAMTALTTSMCWEMVNKTSDELNQVGLAIYRKPIDNRCYEKRSEDNPRLCQESDDADAAWNVPLQACMHKVPLDSASHGRMWPEQWPQRLEKVPHWLNNSQPGVYGKPAPEDFVADYEHWKRVVSKSYVGGMGINWSTVRNVMDMRSVYGGFAAALRDMKVWVMNIVSIDSPDTLPVIYERGLFGMYHDWCESFSTYPRTYDLLHADHLFSKIKKRCQLRPVIVEVDRITRPGGKLIVRDDVNTISEIETTVKSLQWEIRLTYSKDNEGLLCAEKTMWRPKQVETSMP; translated from the exons ATGGCATTTGGGAGAAGCTCAAGGTTGGATGGCAGGGGGACATCCTCATTATGCTCGACAACTACAATTGTTGTGTTTGTCGCCCTTTGCTTAGTTGGAGTATGGATGATGACATCCTCAACGGTCATTCCTGTGGAGATGGCCGATACCCAATCTGAGACTAATGACAAAGTTGCTAAGTCCGATTCTAGGTCATTTGAGAATCGTTCGGGCGATGTCACCAATGATTCAACAAGCAGTGATGGCAATGACAATGAAAACAATGTTCCAAATGAAGCCTATTCTGCATCAGATAAAACAGCTGAAGTGCCAGTAGAGAAAACCAAAGTGAAGGATCTTCCAAAGGGAAGCAATGATTCTAAAAATGAGTTGGAAGATACTTCAAAAACTGGTACCTTTAGTGATGTcgatggagaaggaggaggagaaacaaTCAAGGAGGCTGGAGACGTGGATCAGGAGATTGACACAGGTGACCAGGCAGATCGTCAAGACCAGAACATAGAGGACAGATCAAAGGAAGCTGAAAATGATGATGATACTAAAACGGATAAGAAATCAGAACAAGATGAGGTATCAGATGGCGGCAAAAATAAGGATGAAAACAATGAAGGTCCGGTAGAGGAGAAATTGGAGCAAAATGGAGACAAGAATACACCACAAGACTTCGACGACGGAAACAAAGAGGGGGATCAACCAAAGGACACAGGTGGCAATGAGGTCTTCCCATCTGGGGCCCAGTCAGAGCTTTTAAATGAAACCAATACCCAGAATGGTGCATGGTCTAGCCAGGCAGCAGAATCAAAGAACGAGAAGGAAGTGCAAATATTATCTTCACCCGACGGCCAAAATTTTGATTCCACCTGGAAACTCTGTAATGTCACTACTGGAGAAGATTACATTCCTTGTCTTGACAATGTGGCAGCCATTAAGAAGCTACACTTCACTGGGCATTATGAACATAGAGAGAGGCACTGCCCTGAAGAGCCACCAACCTGCCTTGTTCCTCTGCCAGATGGATACAGACTACCAGTGAGGTGGCCCAACAGTCGGGAAAAG ATATGGTACAACAATGTGCCACGTACCAAGCTTGCAGAAGTGAAAGGACACCAAAATTGGGTGAAAGTTTCTGGAGAATATATCAATTTTCCAGGAGGCGGAACTCAGTTTATACATGGTGCACTTCATTATATTGATTTCATCCAGGAG TCATTGCCTGATATAGCATGGGGAAAACGGAGCCGTGTTGTGCTGGATGTTGGCTGTGGAGTGGCTAGTTTTGGTGGTTATCTCTTTGATAGAGATGTTCTGACCATGTCATTTGCACCCAAAGATGAGCATGAGGCGCAAGTGCAATTTGCTCTTGAGAGAGGCATTCCAGCTATATCAGCAGTCATGGGTAGCAAAAGACTTCCTTTCCCTAGTAAGGTCTTTGATGTTGTTCATTGTGCCCGGTGCAGAGTGCCATGGCATATTGAAG GTGGTATGCTTTTGTTGGAGCTGAATCGGTTGCTGCGTCCTGGTGGTTACTTTGTCTGGTCAGCAACTCCAGTTTACCGAACTGATCCAGAAGATGTTGGGATCTGGAAAG CCATGACTGCACTGACAACATCTATGTGCTGGGAGATGGTCAATAAAACAAGTGATGAACTGAACCAAGTTGGTTTAGCTATCTATAGAAAACCTATTGACAATAGATGCTACGAGAAAAGATCAGAAGATAATCCACGACTTTGCCAAGAATCCGATGATGCAGATGCAGCATG GAATGTTCCACTCCAAGCATGTATGCACAAGGTGCCTCTAGATTCAGCTAGTCATGGGAGGATGTGGCCTGAGCAGTGGCCACAAAGGTTGGAGAAGGTTCCTCACTGGCTAAACAATTCTCAACCTGGGGTTTATGGTAAACCTGCACCAGAAGACTTTGTAGCAGACTATGAGCACTGGAAACGGGTTGTTAGCAAATCATATGTCGGTGGAATGGGAATTAACTGGTCTACTGTGAGAAATGTCATGGACATGAGATCTGTATATGGAGG CTTTGCTGCAGCTTTGCGAGATATGAAGGTCTGGGTGATGAATATTGTCTCAATCGATTCACCAGATACACTCCCTGTTATTTATGAGAGGGGCTTGTTTGGAATGTATCATGATTGGTGTGAATCATTCAGCACCTACCCAAGAACATATGATCTTCTCCATGCCGACCATTTATTCTCTAAAATAAAGAAGAG GTGCCAACTACGGCCTGTAATTGTTGAGGTCGACCGGATAACAAGGCCGGGAGGAAAGCTGATCGTGAGGGACGATGTTAACACAATCAGTGAAATAGAGACCACGGTTAAGTCTCTGCAATGGGAGATCCGGTTGACATATTCGAAGGACAATGAAGGCTTGTTGTGTGCCGAGAAGACAATGTGGCGGCCAAAACAGGTCGAGACGAGTATGCCGTAG